A region from the Aphis gossypii isolate Hap1 chromosome 1, ASM2018417v2, whole genome shotgun sequence genome encodes:
- the LOC114119540 gene encoding uracil phosphoribosyltransferase homolog isoform X2, with product MTRFGNCRPYLETIIEESLNQLPFDTCMVMTPTGNYYKGTKYQRGNCGVSIVRSGEAMEQGLRDCCRSIRIGKILVESDSDTHEARVVYAKFPHDIADRKVLLMYPIMSTGNTVIKAVNVLKEHRVAEDNIILSNLFTTPIAAQTITTAFPLMTILTSELYHIAPNHFGQKYFGTD from the exons ATGACCAGGTTCGGGAACTGCAGACCATACTTAGAGACAA TCATTGAGGAAAGCTTAAACCAGTTACCATTTGATACTTGTATGGTTATGACACCTACTGGTAATTACTACAAAGGCACCAAATACCAAAGAGGTAACTGTGGTGTCAGCATTGTGCGTAGTGGAGAAGCTATGGAACAA GGTCTACGAGACTGTTGTCGATCGATACGTATCGGTAAAATATTGGTTGAATCAGATTCAGATACTCATGAAGCCCGTGTGGTATATGCTAAATTTCCTCATGATATAGCAGATAGGaaagttttattaatgtatccaATAATGA GTACTGGTAATACTGTTATTAAGGCAGTAAATGTGTTAAAGGAACATCGAGTGGCTGAAGACAATATAATTCTATCAAACTTATTCACTACACCTATTGCTGCTCAAACTATTACCACAGCATTCCCAttg ATGACCATACTAACATCAGAACTTTATCACATCGCGCCCAACCATTTtggccaaaaatattttggtactgattaa
- the LOC114119540 gene encoding uracil phosphoribosyltransferase homolog isoform X1, which translates to MSAQCEKVNSTSPAYEFGPKLKLLRSNDQVRELQTILRDKNTSRTDFKFYADRLIRLVIEESLNQLPFDTCMVMTPTGNYYKGTKYQRGNCGVSIVRSGEAMEQGLRDCCRSIRIGKILVESDSDTHEARVVYAKFPHDIADRKVLLMYPIMSTGNTVIKAVNVLKEHRVAEDNIILSNLFTTPIAAQTITTAFPLMTILTSELYHIAPNHFGQKYFGTD; encoded by the exons ATGTCCGCTCAATGTGAGAAAGTCAACTCTACTAGTCCAGCCTACGAGTTTGGTCCTAAATTAAAGCTGTTGCGCTCCAATGACCAGGTTCGGGAACTGCAGACCATACTTAGAGACAA AAACACAAGTCGAAcggatttcaaattttatgctGACCGTCTAATTCGTCTAGTCATTGAGGAAAGCTTAAACCAGTTACCATTTGATACTTGTATGGTTATGACACCTACTGGTAATTACTACAAAGGCACCAAATACCAAAGAGGTAACTGTGGTGTCAGCATTGTGCGTAGTGGAGAAGCTATGGAACAA GGTCTACGAGACTGTTGTCGATCGATACGTATCGGTAAAATATTGGTTGAATCAGATTCAGATACTCATGAAGCCCGTGTGGTATATGCTAAATTTCCTCATGATATAGCAGATAGGaaagttttattaatgtatccaATAATGA GTACTGGTAATACTGTTATTAAGGCAGTAAATGTGTTAAAGGAACATCGAGTGGCTGAAGACAATATAATTCTATCAAACTTATTCACTACACCTATTGCTGCTCAAACTATTACCACAGCATTCCCAttg ATGACCATACTAACATCAGAACTTTATCACATCGCGCCCAACCATTTtggccaaaaatattttggtactgattaa
- the LOC114119525 gene encoding facilitated trehalose transporter Tret1-2 homolog, which translates to MHNFIGSKFKANCRQLFAAISVNLVTFSFGLYTGWSSTVSPMFTDPKETPLDHVMTDNSISWACSWGMLSAILGTFFWGMLADNFGRKTTGFLTMLPYLVSWVILLVVKTETALMVSRFLGGLGASGAAINCPMYVGEVSDEAMKAGLGSLFILMYNIGVLYVYVFGVMVDYTHLNLACLAISLLFMIVWMYVPESPIFLIQKKRIDEARQSLMWFRGKDNDKEVSDEMDSLMRHGDQLTKATLADYKKRGTLKALLIGLVFQAGTQFSGINIILMYTVDIFKKSGSRMSPHSCTILVGVVQVIGSAIATLTVHRAGRKFFLMVTYGVTALALITIGTCFYVNKVDPSINTGILPVLSLSVHVIAFSLGLGMVPYIIYTEVFPANVRNICMSLLMFFNNVLGFVIIKAYPSMSEALHTSGYFWMFGAVCLAVVPYTYLFVPETKDKAYEDIRRELLLWFPDRRHKNKVAAVDKETAADQVDGGDAGNVVVVEANEMKVCMGKDQSCFTTPQRARDNVK; encoded by the exons ATGCACAATTTTATAGGAAGCAAATTTAAGGCCAACTGTAGACAATTATTCGCAGCAATTTCAG TGAATCTCGTCACGTTTTCGTTTGGACTGTATACGGGATGGTCATCCACGGTCTCACCCATGTTCACAGACCCGAAAGAGACTCCGCTCGACCACGTGATGACGGATAACTCGATTTCTTGGGCGTGCAGCTGGGGAATGCTTAGCGCCATATTGGGCACGTTCTTCTGGGGCATGTTGGCGGACAACTTTGGCCGGAAAACCACCGGTTTCCTGACCATGTTACCGTACCTGGTCAGCTGGGTCATCCTGTTGGTGGTCAAGACGGAGACGGCGCTGATGGTGTCCCGGTTCCTGGGCGGCTTGGGAGCCAGCGGGGCGGCCATCAACTGCCCGATGTACGTGGGCGAAGTGAGCGATGAGGCCATGAAGGCCGGTCTGGGCTCGCTGTTCATACTCATGTACAACATCGGCGTGCTGTACGTGTACGTTTTCGGCGTGATGGTCGACTACACCCACCTGAACCTGGCCTGTCTTGCCATCAGCCTGCTGTTCATGATAGTGTGGATGTACGTGCCCGAGTCCCCAATATTCCTCATCCAGAAGAAGCGGATAGACGAAGCGAGACAGTCGCTCATGTGGTTCCGGGGCAAGGACAACGACAAGGAAGTGAGTGACGAAATGGACTCGCTGATGCGACACGGCGACCAGTTGACCAAGGCGACGCTGGCCGACTACAAGAAACGCGGCACGCTCAAGGCTCTGCTCATCGGCCTGGTGTTCCAAGCAGGCACACAGTTCAGCGGCATAAACATCATACTCATGTACACGGTGGACATATTCAAGAAAAGCGGCAGCAGGATGTCCCCGCACTCGTGCACCATACTGGTGGGCGTGGTGCAAGTCATCGGGTCCGCGATCGCCACGTTAACGGTGCACAGGGCCGGCCGCAAGTTCTTCCTGATGGTCACGTACGGCGTCACCGCCCTGGCGCTGATCACCATCGGCACGTGCTTCTACGTCAACAAGGTGGACCCGTCCATCAACACCGGCATACTGCCCGTGCTCAGCCTGTCGGTGCACGTGATCGCATTCTCGCTGGGCCTGGGCATGGTGCCGTACATCATCTACACCGAGGTGTTCCCGGCCAACGTGCGCAACATATGCATGTCGTTGCTGATGTTCTTCAACAACGTGCTGGGCTTCGTCATCATCAAGGCGTACCCGTCCATGTCGGAAGCGTTGCACACGTCCGGCTACTTCTGGATGTTCGGCGCCGTGTGCCTGGCCGTCGTGCCGTACACCTATCTGTTCGTGCCCGAGACCAAGGACAAGGCGTACGAAGACATCCGCCGCGAGTTGCTGCTGTGGTTCCCGGACAGGCGGCACAAGAACAAGGTGGCGGCGGTGGACAAGGAGACCGCCGCGGACCAGGTGGACGGCGGCGACGCGGGCAACGTGGTCGTGGTCGAAGCCAACGAGATGAAAGTCTGCATGGGCAAGGACCAGAGCTGCTTCACGACACCCCAACGCGCGCGCGACAACGTCAAATAA